Proteins from one Anastrepha obliqua isolate idAnaObli1 chromosome 2, idAnaObli1_1.0, whole genome shotgun sequence genomic window:
- the LOC129238510 gene encoding putative nuclease HARBI1 — protein sequence MYNWRYFLILEDFNEENSSINRRRIRDASNPMELPDLYFQTKYRLTKEVFMYVLCEINLREGLRSTYIPPILRLAATLEILAGGGYQWQTGGAHTAAMGHSTLSKIFRSTLSSMEETLCNQWISFEKNFQPCKEWFHEKYNFPGIVGAVDGTHLMLLRPIENEHIYFNRKGKHSINAMIVNIYLH from the exons atgtacaattggcgctattttttaatattggaagattttaatgaagaaaactcttcAATAAATAGAAGGAGAATACGCGATGCGTCGAATCCAATGGAATTGCCCGATTTATA CTTCCAAACAAAATACCGACTGACCAAGGAGGTTTTTATGTACGTCCTTTGTGAAATAAACCTTAGAGAAGGACTTAGGAGTACATATATACCTCCAATTTTGAGGctagctgcaacgctggagataTTAGCAGGTGGCGGTTACCAGTGGCAAACTGGTGGCGCACACACAGCAGCAATGGGGCATAGTACTCTGTCGAAGATATTTCGCAGCACATTATCGTCGATGGAAGAAACTCTATGCAACCAATGGATATCTTTCGAAAAAAACTTCCAGCCGTGCAAAGAGTGGTTCCATGAAAAATATAACTTTCCGGGAA TTGTTGGTGCCGTAGATGGTACTCATTTAATGCTGTTGAGGCCTATTGAGAACGAGCATATATACTTCAACAGGAAAGGAAAGCATAGCATAAACGCGAtgattgtaaatatatacttacacTAG
- the LOC129237109 gene encoding putative nuclease HARBI1 has translation MERRYYNGDTSSWLLGDSGYPLEPWLMTPYQLRENETDVGKCIFNDIHSKARSIVERSIGVYKGRWRILSDDRKPRYNPTLVAKIANVCAALHNVCIDRNIPYQFSNENLTQRQEGLLECTPLDINNRLSKRIRSRIKDHLSQSAM, from the exons ATGGAGCGGCGCTATTATAATGGAGATACAAGTTCGTGGCTATTAG ggGATTCTGGATACCCTCTTGAGCCATGGCTTATGACCCCGTATCAATTACGCGAAAATGAGACCGACGTAGGCAAATGTATTTTCAACGACATTCACAGTAAGGCTAGAAGCATTGTCGAAAGAAGCATTGGCGTATACAAAG GCCGCTGGAGAATATTATCGGACGATAGAAAGCCAAGGTACAACCCAACATTGGttgcaaaaattgcaaacgTGTGCGCCGCTCTTCACAATGTATGCATCGATAGGAATATTCCATATCAATTCAGCAACGAAAATCTAACTCAAAGACAAGAAGGACTGTTAGAATGTACACCATTGGACATAAACAATCGATTATCAAAGAGGATAAGAAGTAGAATAAAAGACCATCTTTCTCAATCAGCaatgtaa
- the LOC129237108 gene encoding uncharacterized protein LOC129237108: MVEYMEKHDTLAKNSLQSAANGRSKRKELWDKLTELLNSNGPPMKPTKAWQKVWTDYKYNAKRKLTQRMKSITKTGGGPYDAVSLNHMEERIVAAAKIGEHVSGVPGATSYGCHTNGPSCSTAAPQADDNFVCEYLAQISSADNTSSDDEGKT, encoded by the exons atggtgGAATATATGGAGAAGCACGACACATTAGCTAAAAATAGCTTACAGAGTGCAGCTAATGGCCGTTCGAAAAGGAAAGAGTTATGGGATAAGCTGACGGAACTGTTAAACAGTAACGGACCTCCCATGAAGCCAACAAAAGCATGGCAGAAA GTATGGACTGACtacaaatataatgcaaaacgCAAGCTTACCCAGCGCATGAAAAGTATAACAAAAACGGGTGGTGGTCCATATGATGCGGTTtcattgaaccatatggagGAACGAATAGTTGCCGCAGCCAAAATAGGCGAGCACGTATCGGGAGTACCAGGCGCAACATCATATGGTTGCCATACAAATGGACCCAGCTGTTCTACTGCGGCTCCTCAGGCAGACGATAATTTCgtttgtgaatatttggccCAAATCTCGAGCGCCGATAATACTTCTAGTGACGACGAAGGCAAAACATAA